A genomic stretch from Thermincola ferriacetica includes:
- a CDS encoding YqzL family protein, producing MVSSDVFWKLFENTGHIGAYLLYKDYSNEEMALTGNNSAETQNVATGGEY from the coding sequence ATGGTCAGCAGTGATGTATTTTGGAAGTTATTTGAAAATACCGGACACATTGGCGCTTATTTGCTATATAAAGATTATAGTAACGAAGAAATGGCGCTAACAGGCAATAATTCCGCGGAAACTCAGAATGTGGCAACGGGAGGCGAATATTGA